A window of the Serratia symbiotica genome harbors these coding sequences:
- a CDS encoding IS3 family transposase (programmed frameshift), which yields MKKRNFSAEFKRESAQLVVDQNYTVADAASAMDVGLSTMTRWVKQLRDERQGKIPKASPITPEQIEIRELRKKIQRIEMENEIFKKGYRALDVRLPEQFSIIGKLRAHYPVVTLCHVFGVHRSSYKYWKNRPEKPDGRRAVLRSQVLELHSVSHGSAGARSIATMATMKGFRMGRWLAGRLMKELGLVSCQQPTHRYKCGGLEHIAIPNHLERQFAVTEPNQVWCGDVTYIWTGRRWAYLAVVLDLFARKPVGWAMSFSPDSRLTIKALEMAWEARGKPAGVMFHSDQGSHYTSRQFRQSLWRYRIRQSMSRRGNCWDNSPMERFFRSLKNEWVPVTGYINFSDAAHAITDYIVGYYSALRPHEYNGGLPPNESENRYWKNSNAVASFS from the exons ATGAAAAAAAGAAATTTCAGTGCAGAGTTCAAACGCGAATCCGCTCAACTGGTCGTTGACCAGAACTACACCGTGGCAGATGCAGCCAGTGCTATGGATGTCGGCCTTTCCACAATGACGCGATGGGTGAAGCAGTTGCGTGATGAGCGGCAGGGAAAAATACCTAAAGCCTCTCCCATTACTCCTGAACAAATTGAAATACGTGAGCTGAGGAAAAAAATACAACGTATTGAAATGGAAAACGAAATAT TTAAAAAAGGCTACCGCGCTCTTGATGTCAGACTCCCTGAACAGTTCTCGATAATCGGGAAACTCAGAGCGCATTATCCGGTGGTCACACTCTGCCACGTGTTCGGGGTTCATCGCAGCAGCTACAAATACTGGAAAAACCGTCCTGAAAAACCAGATGGCAGACGAGCTGTATTACGCAGCCAGGTACTGGAACTGCATAGCGTCAGCCATGGCTCTGCTGGCGCAAGGAGTATCGCAACTATGGCAACCATGAAGGGCTTCAGGATGGGACGATGGCTCGCCGGCAGGCTCATGAAAGAGCTGGGGCTGGTCAGTTGTCAACAGCCCACTCATCGGTATAAATGCGGTGGCCTTGAACACATCGCTATCCCGAATCACCTTGAGCGGCAGTTCGCAGTGACAGAGCCTAATCAGGTGTGGTGTGGCGATGTGACCTATATCTGGACAGGCAGGCGCTGGGCCTACCTCGCCGTTGTTCTCGACCTGTTCGCGAGAAAACCGGTGGGCTGGGCAATGTCGTTCTCACCGGACAGCAGGCTGACCATCAAAGCGCTGGAGATGGCGTGGGAGGCCCGGGGAAAACCAGCCGGAGTGATGTTCCACAGCGATCAGGGCAGCCATTACACAAGCAGACAGTTCCGGCAGTCACTGTGGAGGTATCGGATCAGACAGAGTATGAGTCGGCGTGGAAACTGCTGGGATAATAGCCCAATGGAGCGCTTCTTCAGGAGTCTGAAGAACGAATGGGTACCGGTGACGGGTTACATAAACTTCAGCGATGCAGCCCACGCAATAACGGACTATATCGTTGGGTATTACAGCGCGCTCAGGCCGCATGAATATAACGGTGGGTTACCACCAAACGAATCGGAAAACCGATACTGGAAAAACTCTAACGCGGTGGCCAGTTTTAGTTGA
- a CDS encoding helix-turn-helix domain-containing protein has translation MKIQKFDSVWDAISSTPEEAENMKVRSQLVMALNGLIGKRGLDTRQAAALLGVSQPRVSELASGKIQLFSVDKLINMLAHAGMQIGTIEISEAVAA, from the coding sequence ATGAAAATCCAGAAATTTGACAGCGTGTGGGATGCCATCAGCTCCACGCCTGAAGAGGCAGAAAACATGAAGGTCCGTTCTCAGCTGGTGATGGCGCTGAACGGGCTGATTGGAAAGCGCGGGCTGGATACCCGCCAGGCTGCCGCCCTGCTGGGCGTCAGCCAGCCGCGCGTGTCCGAGCTTGCCAGCGGAAAAATTCAGCTGTTCAGCGTGGATAAGCTGATTAACATGCTGGCGCATGCCGGTATGCAGATTGGCACCATTGAAATCAGCGAGGCCGTGGCCGCCTGA
- a CDS encoding type II toxin-antitoxin system RelE/ParE family toxin, with translation MRKPLSFIDSSLEDLKKFPGEMQSEIGHQLDRVQQGLDPDDWKPFSTVGQGVREIRVKGPDGIYRAMYVAKFEESVYVLHCFQKKTQATSQPDVQLACKRFRELVQERKA, from the coding sequence ATGCGTAAGCCACTCAGTTTTATCGACAGCAGCCTGGAGGATTTGAAAAAATTTCCGGGCGAGATGCAAAGCGAAATCGGTCACCAGCTGGACAGGGTCCAGCAGGGGCTTGATCCGGACGACTGGAAGCCGTTCAGTACCGTGGGGCAGGGGGTGCGGGAAATCCGCGTGAAGGGTCCGGATGGCATCTACCGCGCCATGTACGTCGCGAAATTCGAAGAATCAGTGTACGTCCTGCACTGCTTCCAGAAAAAAACGCAGGCAACCAGCCAGCCTGACGTCCAGCTGGCCTGTAAACGATTTAGAGAACTTGTTCAGGAGCGTAAAGCATGA
- a CDS encoding plasmid SOS inhibition protein A, whose amino-acid sequence MSHIPRHLSLVPACPYRQAIAAATAEVEKRQQGRAFCGEHPWANAFLRHFCGTKKSAQNTCAA is encoded by the coding sequence ATGAGCCACATTCCGCGCCATCTTTCACTCGTTCCGGCCTGCCCGTACCGTCAGGCCATTGCTGCCGCCACGGCAGAGGTCGAAAAACGCCAGCAGGGCAGGGCATTTTGCGGTGAACACCCCTGGGCAAACGCCTTTCTGCGCCACTTCTGCGGCACAAAAAAATCCGCTCAGAACACCTGCGCCGCGTGA
- a CDS encoding helix-turn-helix domain-containing protein has translation MSIRAIARHLRCSRQTVRRFISYRVE, from the coding sequence ATGTCCATCCGCGCCATTGCCCGTCATTTACGTTGCTCTCGCCAGACCGTTCGGCGGTTTATCAGCTACCGTGTTGAGTAA
- a CDS encoding AAA family ATPase translates to MILTIANTKGGVGKSTLAVNIAVARARQGRKVWLVDGDKQGSSQTAILVRSEDGVEPGIACSHYPEGPVLRSQVLQQKDNFDDIIIECGGRDSTAMRAALTITDVLLVPSAPGSFEAWAMDANADLIKEARSIRDGLVCYSLLNKADTQARSSDNRDMLEMMEEYKEDIPILDKIIYQRKVYANAAGSGRTVSELKLRSHEKIAVQELDALISILFK, encoded by the coding sequence ATGATACTAACAATTGCAAATACGAAAGGGGGAGTAGGAAAATCTACTCTCGCGGTTAACATCGCAGTAGCAAGGGCTAGACAAGGCAGGAAGGTATGGTTAGTTGATGGTGATAAACAGGGCTCGTCACAAACAGCTATTTTGGTTCGTTCAGAAGACGGTGTTGAACCAGGCATCGCTTGTTCGCATTACCCTGAAGGCCCGGTGTTAAGGAGTCAAGTTCTACAACAGAAAGATAACTTTGACGATATCATCATTGAATGTGGAGGCCGAGATTCCACTGCTATGAGGGCTGCTCTGACAATCACAGACGTCCTTTTAGTTCCTTCAGCACCGGGAAGTTTCGAAGCTTGGGCAATGGATGCCAACGCCGATCTAATCAAAGAAGCGAGGAGCATTAGAGATGGGTTGGTCTGTTATTCGCTTTTGAACAAAGCGGATACTCAAGCTAGATCCTCCGACAACAGAGATATGCTTGAAATGATGGAAGAGTACAAAGAGGATATCCCAATCCTCGACAAAATCATCTATCAAAGAAAAGTCTACGCCAATGCTGCAGGCAGTGGAAGAACCGTAAGTGAACTGAAACTACGTTCGCATGAAAAGATAGCAGTGCAAGAGTTAGACGCTCTCATATCAATACTGTTTAAATAG
- a CDS encoding ribbon-helix-helix protein, CopG family, which translates to MAIQKKPKMQLPDSKNEAVEKFINSAPDAKIPATKGVVKGKKQQITITMDPELIQRIDEAAAENGQSRAAFINMSCINILDYGLQIAGKKKISE; encoded by the coding sequence ATGGCGATCCAAAAGAAACCCAAAATGCAGCTACCTGATTCAAAGAATGAGGCAGTAGAGAAGTTCATAAATTCCGCCCCCGATGCAAAAATTCCCGCCACGAAGGGAGTCGTAAAAGGTAAAAAACAGCAGATCACGATCACGATGGACCCCGAGCTGATTCAGCGTATAGATGAAGCTGCTGCGGAGAACGGGCAATCGCGCGCTGCCTTCATCAATATGTCATGTATCAACATATTGGACTATGGTTTGCAAATTGCTGGTAAGAAAAAGATAAGCGAATAG
- a CDS encoding recombinase family protein — MALLGYARVSTSHQRLTHQISELKIAGVREDRIFTDMMTGATDEREGLQRLLARAEKDDVIICTKMDRLGRNTADMIRVVDGCYKKGIAIRFLENGLSTEGTMGKMVIQILAAVAEAERERILERTNDGRIAALAAGVKFGRKIHPRTPVALTLILQGETLSSVTDKTGISRATYFRLKRKIKNDAKNEHISQ; from the coding sequence ATGGCATTACTGGGGTACGCGCGGGTATCGACCAGCCATCAAAGGCTGACGCATCAAATTTCGGAGCTGAAAATTGCAGGGGTGCGGGAAGATCGTATTTTTACAGACATGATGACTGGTGCAACTGATGAGCGTGAAGGGTTGCAGCGACTGCTGGCCCGGGCAGAGAAAGACGACGTAATCATCTGCACAAAAATGGATCGCCTGGGGCGTAACACTGCTGACATGATCCGTGTTGTTGATGGCTGTTACAAAAAGGGTATTGCAATCCGATTCCTGGAGAATGGTCTCAGTACTGAAGGGACTATGGGAAAAATGGTTATCCAGATCCTTGCCGCCGTGGCTGAAGCAGAGCGTGAGCGTATCCTGGAGCGGACGAATGACGGCAGAATAGCTGCACTTGCTGCAGGTGTAAAATTTGGCAGAAAGATTCACCCCCGAACGCCAGTAGCGCTGACGCTTATCCTGCAAGGCGAAACACTGAGCAGTGTGACAGACAAAACAGGGATCTCCCGGGCGACGTACTTTCGGTTGAAAAGAAAAATAAAAAACGATGCTAAAAATGAGCATATTTCTCAATAA
- a CDS encoding recombinase family protein: MLIGYMRVSKADGSQTNDLQRDALIAAGVDVAHLYEDRATGKREDRPGLIACLKALRPDDTLIVWKLDRLGRDLRHLINTVHDLTERGIGLKVLTGHGATIDTTTAAGKLVFGIFAALAEFERELIAERTTAGLASARARGRNGGRPYKMTPIKLRLAMASMGRPETKVSTLCQELGITRQTLYRHISPDGQLRADGIKLLNRG; the protein is encoded by the coding sequence ATGTTAATTGGTTATATGCGGGTGTCAAAAGCAGATGGTTCTCAGACTAATGATTTACAGCGTGATGCGCTGATCGCAGCCGGCGTTGATGTTGCCCATCTTTATGAAGACCGGGCAACGGGCAAGCGAGAAGATCGCCCAGGACTTATTGCCTGTCTGAAAGCCCTACGGCCAGATGACACCCTGATTGTCTGGAAACTGGATCGACTCGGTCGCGACCTTCGTCATCTCATTAATACGGTGCATGACCTTACCGAACGCGGGATCGGCCTGAAGGTACTGACCGGTCACGGAGCGACTATCGATACCACGACAGCTGCCGGCAAGCTTGTTTTTGGGATCTTTGCCGCACTGGCCGAGTTTGAGCGCGAACTGATTGCCGAGCGAACGACTGCAGGCCTTGCCTCAGCAAGAGCCCGCGGGAGGAACGGCGGGCGGCCTTACAAAATGACGCCAATAAAATTGCGACTGGCAATGGCATCAATGGGGCGGCCAGAGACGAAAGTCAGTACGTTATGCCAGGAGCTGGGGATAACCCGACAAACGCTGTACCGCCACATATCCCCGGATGGTCAACTGCGCGCTGACGGTATAAAGCTGCTCAACCGGGGATAA